Part of the Paenibacillus guangzhouensis genome is shown below.
GAGCGCTCGATGACCTTTGAATGTTTTGGACAGCTGATTTGTTTTTAACACGTATTCTTGCATCTTCGTCTTGGCCTCCTTTTTGTGATAGACCAAGTATAGAAATCAAACCATAAGAAGAGCTAAAGCCAAAACTTAAGAATGTATTAAGGCTTGAGGCGATAGCCCATGCCCCATACCGTCTCGATAAATTCGCTCCCCGGCGCCGCCTTGGCCAGCTTGCCCCGCAAATTACTCATATGCACGTTGATGATGTTATCGTCGCCATAGAAAGGCTCCCCCCATACCCGTTCATACAAGTTGGACTTCGTGAACACTTTCTTTGGGGCTGACATGAGCAGCAATAAGATTTCAAACTCCCGCGCCGTGAGATTTAGCTCTGCCCCGTCCACCGTCACTGTCTTGGCGTCCTGATCAAGCACAAGACCATTATGTTTCAGTACGTTAGGCAAAGCCGACTGTGCAATGCGGGCATATAAACGCAATTGAGAATCAATTCGTGCTGAAACCTCTTCGATATCAAAAGGTTTCGTAATGAAGTCGCTCGCTCCCCCGCGCAGGACAGACACCTTGGTCTTAGGCTCGCCCTTGGCCGAAATGATAATAATCGGCATATCATCACGCCCCTCGAGCTGCTGTAGCAGTTCCTCCCCCGTCATTCCCGGCAGCATCAGATCAAGAAGCAGCATGCTCCATTGACGCTGTTGCAGATAGAGAAGCGCCTCCGTTCCTGAGAAGGCGGGCTGTGGGATGTACCCGCTTTTTTTAATAATGCTGCACAGCAGCCGGCTGATATCACTGTCGTCTTCGGCGACGAGAATATGGATCGGGTTGTTCATAGATTCTCCTTTTGTTGTTTACGCAGATTCACACCCTGATTCTACCATATTTGGGACGACGTATCGACCGCGATAGATTCCCACTAGTCCATCAATCAGTCACATCTGTGCAATCAATTTCAGCCGCTTAGAGCAGTCCGCCTGCAGATACAAAAAACGCGCCCTCCGATAACCTCGGAAGCCGCGCAGTATCCTTTTTCCCCTCACCGTTAAAAACAACTGGCTGGCTGATCAACGATAACCGTTCATGTAAGCCCCTATAGCTTTGCGTCTTCGGCCTCCGCCCGGACCAATCCCTATGATGGAGCAGGATCATCGCGAAGTTTAATTCGCGCTTTTCCGATGATAGGTCAACAGATGATGCTTCCCGTCAAACGGGCTGTAATGCGTGAAATAGATCAGATCCCCATCCGTTGATTCGCTGTGATATCGCAAATCATCTCCACGATATGGTACATCATTATTGTGCGCGTAATCCAGCTCTTGGCCGGTGAGCAGCTTGTCGCACAGCACGACAACGGAATGATCATTCAGATCAATCAACGTCAGCAGTCCTGTCTTGTTCGGCCGAACAAGCAAGTAATCATCGCCGATCCCTTCTATCGTGTATATATCATCTTGTCCAGCAAGCTTCGGCAGATCATATTCTTGGACAAGCTGACCTTGATCATTATATACGCTCAAAATCTTGCCATCGGTCATCAACAAATGTTCAATCCACTTTTCCGCTTTCGAGTCAAGTGTTTGATAATTTCTTACGTTACCATCATAACGCTGGAAATAGCTCGCTTTCTTCTGCGTTACAATTTTTTTGTTAACTAGAAGTACGCTGTACACATCATAGTTCACATGCGGCTCGCCGAAATTATCCACGACGGTAATGATCCGGGCCCCCGAATTGACGCTCATCGTGTCAATGGATACGTTCCCTTGAAGAGGATGATCTAGTTCGATCTTACCGATAGGAACCGGTGGTTGTTCATAAGGATACGCGTAATAGAGATCCCCCGTCTTGTGATTCAACCAACATGTACTGCCTGTTTCATATTTCACAAAATCATTGGATTTCGTAATGTTTACCGTACTCTTTGATGGGCTCCATTCCACGCCAGCTCCAATAGCTTCCGAGAAGAAACGAAGCGGAACGTACATCCTTCCATCTACCAACCGCAGCTGAGCCGTCAATTGTACCGCCTTCCCGTTGACCGTCGCCTGCGTCGAGCCGTAATTCAACTTCACGAACTGATTTGGATACGTCATGGTTATGACTTTAGTCGTTGAGTTCCAGAACACGATTGTACCGAGCAATTCCCCTGTATCCCGTAACGGCATATAGAGCACTCCATTCTCGAGGAAAGGAGCCGATTTCGGTTGAAATTGGACATCGTTCAATACAACCTTAATACCGCTTGGGACTTGCTTATTCGCTTGCGTCGCCCCCGCCGCCGAAGCCGCTACCGGTACCGATAAGGCCATAGCTGCGATTAGAGCCGCCGTTAGAATTCGAGAAGATATTTTTCTTTTATGTTCCATTAGATAAGACCTCCAATTGATCAGGGATATACATTTACCCCTTGAAAACACGCCTTAATATATGAAAAATGATCTAAGCGCTAGGGTCTCGCATTCGTGCGCTTCTCGCCTTCAATCGGAACAACTCTTCCGTCGACCTCTTCAGATAAAAGCCTGCCAAGCTCTTTATTGTTCCCTTGAGCATCGGTCTTGCCGTAGTAATACACACCACCCATAAAATAATTCGAGAAATAGACCGAGCTTCCAAACGTCGGCTTCACGCCCCATTCACGCTTAGCTACCTCATCATACTGCCATTTCTTGATCGCTAGTCCTTCTTCATTGACCTCGTAGTACCCATAGTCGTAACCTGCATTATCGAAAATATATCGCTGGGCCTCTCCTTCGGGGAACGTGAAACCATAATGATGATACCCTTCACCCGATTCTAACATCGGCGCATCCCCCGAGATCTTTGGCAGTTTTAAGGCAATCTCGCGTGCTTCCGTCAGATCACCGTGCATCAGCGTCTCGTATTCTTGCTGAGCCGTAGGCGTTCGTACGATGACACGATTGTCTTGCGCGTTATACTTCACATAAGCGCCAAGCGTCTCGCTGATGAACCGAAGCGGCACATAAGTCAATCCGCCCTTGTTCACAACTGCTGCATCAATCGGAACGGATTTGTCGTTCACGGTTGCCTTCTTTTCGCCTTCCCGCAATTTGACCGTAATCTTGTTATCTTTCGTATGAAACATCACAACACGCGTCTTCGGATCATAAGCAAAAACAATCCACGCCGGATCCGTCAGCGCCCGCAATTTGATCATGGCATTTCCCTTGACCATCATCGCGTCGTATTGAAGCTCCCCGTTCACGAAGACAGAAGGCGCTGCGGCGTAAGCAGGTGAGCCCGAGAAGAGGACACTGCCTAGCAGAGCAGAACCAACCGTGAGTTTGAGCCATTTATTCCATCGCATTCGATTCCATCTCCTAACTAAATTTGGAAACCATCACTTATGCTGACGCGGTGGATAGCAGAAAAGTTGCGTGCTTATACTGGATCATAGGAGATGGCCTTTTCAAGCAAATGGCGCGGAGTCCGAAAACCTCGGAAACCGCGCCATTGCTGCGTTTATAGATATGCTGATGAGAGGACTCGAACCACCGACCTACACATTACGAGTGCGTTGCTCTACCACCTGAGCTACATCAGCATGGATGCTGCATGAAGCAGCAACGATAAGGTTATTTTATCAAAAAAAGCACGAAACGTAAACGCCCTCCAATAGATCCGGAATAAACTCGTATATATAAGTGTTGACATACTCGTATATACGAGTTATATTATTAGCTGTAAGCGCTAACACATCATGATTACAACATTGGATTGAAGGAGGCAGCCCCATGAGCAAGAATTATCGGGATACTGCATTACAAATACTTGAACAGATCGGCGGCAAAGACAATATCGACCAAGCTGCCCATTGCGTCACACGACTGCGAATCGCATTGAAAGACGACAACAAGGTGAATACGGACAAGCTTCTCACAGTTCCACTCGTCAAAGGCGCGTTCCATAACGCCGGCGTCTTCCAGATCATCATTGGACCTGTAGACGTTGAACGCGTCTATGCCGAGCTCATCGACCTAACGAAGATGGAGAAGGCTACCGTGGCCGATGTCAAAACCTCTGGCGGCAAGAAGCTAAATCCGCTTCAGAAGCTTGTTAAGATTTTCTCCGACGTCTTCATGCCGATTCTTCCTGCCATCATTACGGCCGGTCTATTGATGGGTCTGAACAATCTCATCGGCGCGAAAGACTTATTCTACGAAGGCAAGAACTTACTTGAAGTCTACCCGAACCTCGAAGGTCTATGGGGACTTATCAATATGATGGCGAACACATCCTTCGTCTTCCTGCCAGCCCTCGTCGGCTGGTCCGCTACGAAGCGATTCGGCGGCAGCGAAATTCTCGGTATGGTGCTTGGGCTAATGCTTGTCCATCCCGATTTGCTCAATGCCTGGAATTATGGACAAGCTGCTTCCGGACTGAACGGTCAGACGCTTCCTTATTTCGATATTCTAGGTCTATTCTCCATTGAAAAGGTCGGTTATCAAGGTCAAATCTTGCCGATTCTCGTCGCAGCTTATGTCTTAAGTAAAGTCGAATTATGGCTTCGCAAAAGAGTGCACAGCTCCATTCAATTGCTCGTCGTTCCGATTACATCGATCGTTGTGACCGGCGTTCTCGCACTGGGTATTATCGGTCCTGTCACACGTCACGTTGGGAACTTCATCACGGACGGCATCGTTATGATCTTCGACGTTGCACCTGCGCTTGGCGCAATCATCTTCGGCGCATTGTACGCTCCGCTCGTCATTACAGGCATGCACCATATGTTCATCGCCATTGACTTGCAACTCATCGCTCAGACGGGCGGCACTTTTATCTGGCCAATGATCGCACTGTCCAACATTGCACAAGGCAGCGCCGCACTCGCAATGTTCTGGATCGCGAAGAACAAGACAGAGAAGAGCATGGCATCCACTTCGGCGTTATCAGCTTACTTCGGGATTACAGAGCCGGCGATGTTCGGTGTGAACTTACGCAACAAATTCCCGTTCTATGCCGCAATTATCGGCTCGGGTATCGCAGCCATCTTTATCACACTAAGCGGCGTTCTCGCAGCAGGCGTTGGTGTCGGCGGTCTGCCAGGCTTCATCTCTATCATTCCGAAATATATCCCAACATTCATGATTGGGATGGTGATTGCGATCGTCGTTCCACTTGGCTTAACGTACCTCTTCTCCAAATCATCGAAGCTGAACAACCGCGATGGCGAATCAGGTACTGAATAAGAGAGGTGAGACATCATGAATAACAGCACAGCGAACTGGAGAAAATCAGTTATCTATCAGATCTATCCCAAAAGCTTCCGTAGCGCGCAGCAGCGCGCTACGGGAGATATTCAAGGCGTAACCGAGAAGCTCGACTATCTGGCGTTTCTCGGCGTCGACTATATCTGGCTAACCCCGGTGTATACGTCGCCTCAGCGCGATAATGGCTATGACGTAGCCAATTATTACACGATTGACGAGAGCTACGGCACGATGGCGGATTTCGATCAACTCATCGCAGAAGCGCGCTCTCGCGGCATTGGAATTATGATGGACATCGTCGTCAATCATTCCTCCACCGATCATGCGTGGTTCCAAGAAGCGAAGCAGGACCGGAACAGCCGCTACCGGGACTATTATATTTGGCGCGATCAACCGAACAACTGGGCGTCGAAGTTTGGCGGATCCGCCTGGGCTTATGACGAAACAACAGAGCAATATTACTTGCATTTATTCGACACCACCCAAGCCGACTTGAATTGGGAGAATGAACAAATGCGTAGAGACGTCTATGACATAATGCGTTTTTGGGCAGATAAGGGCGTATCCGGCTTCCGGCTCGACGTCATTAATCTGATCTCGAAAAATCAAGATTTCCCTGATGACCCGACCGGCGACGGCCGCAAGCATTACACGGATGGGCCTCGCGTGCATGAATATTTGCAGGAAATGAACAGCGAAGTTTTCGCTGGACGTGATGTGATTACAGTTGGCGAAATGTCCTCTACCTCAATCGACAATTGTGTCTTATATTCGAATCCGGAGCGACATGAGCTGTCGATGACGTTTAGCTTCCACCATTTGAAGGTGGACTATCCGAACGGCGATAAATGGACGAAGGCTCCCTTCGACTTCGCGATGCTGAAGCAGATCATGTCGGATTGGCAGACCGGGATGCATGATGGCAACGGATGGAATGCGCTGTTCTGGTGCAACCATGATCAACCGCGTATCGTCTCACGGTTCGGTGATGAAGGCATCTATCGTGAGAAATCAGCCAAAATGCTCGCCACCGCACTCCACATGCTGCAAGGTACTCCTTATATTTATCAAGGGGAAGAAATCGGAATGACGAACCCGAACTTCACGTCGATTGATTGTTACCGTGACGTTGAGACATTGAACATCTATGGCATCAAACGTCGAGCAGGACAGTCTGACGAGGATATTATGGACGCCATTCGTCAAAAGTCGCGTGATAATTCCCGGACGCCGATGCAGTGGGACAACAGTACCAACGCAGGTTTCTCAGAGGTTGAGCCGTGGATCGATGTCGCTTCTAATTATCCTGAAATTAATGTGGAACGCGCACGTCAGGATCCGAATTCCGTGCTGTATCACTACAAGGAACTCATCCAATTACGAAAAACCGTCGATGCCGTAACTGAGGGAGCCTATCGCATCGTGTGTGGCGATCATCCGCAGGTATGGGCCTATACCCGGACAACAGAAGATGAGACGCTGCTTGTCGTGAACAATTTCTACGGAGAACCGACTTCGATTGATTGGCAGAGTGAGCCTGTTTTATTGGAGCAGCTGCGTTCAGGATCAGCAGAAATCCTGCTAACGAATGATAAAGATGTGACGAGTCTAGACGGAACGACGCTCCGGCTCCGTCCTTACGAATCGATCGTCTATCGTATGCGAACCGAATAACGAACAAGAACCACCTCATGTGAACACATCCTGTTCGTGATGGCGGTTCTTTCGACATCCTACGTTTCGACACGTATTTTATGGTACGATAAGGGGATAGATGGAGAAGTAAACGGGGGCACGAATCATGACGAAATATGAGATGATCATGGAAGCGATCGTACAGAAGATCGAGTCGGGCAAATGGAAAGAAGGCTATAAAATCCCCTCCGAGACGGAATTGATGGAGGAGTACGACGCAAGCCGCGGCACCGTGCGCAAGGCGGTCGATTTATTGCAGGAACGGGGTTTCGTACAGAAGATCCATGGCAAGGGCGTATTCGTCCTGCGGAAGAAAAATATTGAGTTTCGCTTTGGCGGCATTGTGAGCTTCCAAGAGGAGAACACAAGGCTCAATCGCAAGTTCCAGACAAATGTGGTCGAGATGGATACTTTCGCGGCAGATAAGGACGCTGCGAAGCTGCTCAGCGTGAAGACCAAGACGAAAATCACGCGGATCAAGCGGGTCCGTCAGCTGGAGGGAGAGAATGTTATCCTCGACGTGAACCATTTCGTTACCGAGCTGATCCCGGGCCTGACGACCGAAATCGCGGAATCGTCGATCTATGCGTATATCGAGAAGACGCTTGACCTGCATATTAGCTATGCCCAGCGGGTGATCGAAGTCCAGCCCTGCTCCGGGGATGACCGGAAGTACCTTGATTTGAACGGAACCGACTATGTTGTTGTGGTCAAGAACTTCACGCACCTCTATGACGGCAGACAATTCGAGTATACCGAATCAAGGCACCGTCTGGACAAATTCTATTTCTCCGATGTGGCTCGGAGATAATGGAAGCTCACGCAGAATAAATGAATCCCACCTACGCTTAGGTCCCTAAGCTGGTGGGATTTTTTGTACATTTCTTATGATACCTGTCAATGAACACAACATGAGAATATTCTCATCGACTTCTCATACTTCTTCGCAAATGCAGGTGTGCCATTAGTTTCTGTAACTTAAGGTAAATCGTGGTATTTTTTGATGTGTTATGGTGATAGCAGGTGATCAAGACAACTCACCATCAGTTCACATCAAGGGGGAAATTGACCATGATTCGTACACCAAAATTCGGAAAAATGATTCTAGGCACAAGTCTTAGTCTCTCCTTATTATTCACGGGAGGCATGCTTATTCCGCCTCATACAGCACACGCAGCAACTGCATCTGTATCCGTATCCACATCGATCGCAGACAATATCATTGCAACCGGCAAACAATTCATGGGGGTGCCATATAAATTCGGTTCGAAGTCCGGTGTAACCAGTACATTCGACTGCTCATCGTTCACACAGTACGTCTTTAAGCAGAACGGCATTTCCCTTCCGCGTGATTCGAGACAACAATCTCGTGTAGGAACTTATGTGTCGCGGGATCAGCTGAAGCCGGGAGATCTTGTCTTCTTCTATTCGCCGATCCATCATGTCGCAATCTATATCGGGAATGGGCAGCTCATGCACACCTATGGCAAGCCTGGCGTGACGATCACTAGCCTGAGCTCATGGGAGTCTCGGATCAACACCATCCGCCGCGTTCTGCCTGACAATGGACAAGCCGTGACACCAGCAATCGATCAAGGGAACAATACGCAGCCGACAAGCGACCAACCTTCAACCCCATCCCGGCCGCATCATACGAAGCATCGCTACACCAAACATCGGGGATAGCGGTGCCATCAGCCGCTATACGAGAGGAAGTCGGCAACGGCTTCCTCTTCCCCTGTGCCCTTAGGCCTGTTCTTCCCCCTGAACGACATAGACAGGCAATGTGACCTGAAACGTACTTCCTACCCCGAGCGTGCTGCTCACAGTGATCTCGCCCCCATGATTCTGCACCAGCTCTTTAGCAATGGACAACCCAAGCCCTGTGCCGCCTGTTTCTCTAGACCGCGCTTTATCCACCCGATAGAATCGATCGAATATTTTATCCAGATCATCCTTCGGAATGCCGATTCCTGAATCCGCTACGGTGAATAACACCTCTCCATTCCTTTCCCCAACCCGAATAGTAATAGATCCTCCGTCAGGTGTATAGCGTATTGCATTCTCAAAAAGAATGATCGCTATCTGCCGAAGCTGTTCCTCATCTCCTAGGACATATACATAGGGATCTACATGCTCTTCCAGAGATTTATGCGTTACTCCGCGCCATAAAGGCTGAATAGCATCTGTAACAGTGTTGCCTAAATTCACTTTGTCCTGTTTCATGATCATATTGCCTGTTCGCGCTAATGTTAACAATTGATTGGTCAGACGCTGCATGCGTCTGCTCTCTTGATCGAGCGCTTGAATCGATTGCTCTAATACACTTGGATCCTGCTTGCCCCATCGCTGAATCAGTTGTACATGACCTTGAAAAGCCGTCAGCGGTGTCCGCAGCTCATGCGAAGCATTCGAGACAAAGCTTTTCTCCCGTTCAATCTGGTCCTCGAGTCGATCTAATAGATAGTTGATTGTCTGCGCCAGATCAGACAGCTCCTTTGGGGTACACGGCACGGGAATACGCAGCTTCATATCCGTACTATCGCTCATGCCTCGCATCGCATCCATAATGGCGAATAAAGGGCGCATATTCCTTCGTGTAAGATGATAAATGAGCAAAGATCCGATGATCATGCTGAAGATCCCCGTGATGCTTAGAACCTTAATCATAACCCCGATCATATGCGCAATATTGTTCAGCTGCACCTGAATACGAATGGTCATCTTATGCCCATTACTATGATGGAAGTACTCATCGTACAAAAATAAGCCCTGTGTCGCATTCCACTGGAAGGGTCCCAGCCACGTTAATTCCACCTTGTCTGGATCATTCGCATTGGGAGACACCCCCCAACCCCTAGAATGCGCTACCGCTATCCCTTTGGAATTTCGGATCTCCACGTTATAATTCGCATGGTCAGGATAGAGGATCTCATCCAACATCTCCTGCCAGTCTTCGATCGTCTCCTCAAGGCCATCCGTAATTTTCTGCTCCACCGCTTTCAGTTCATGCTTCGTATCCTGTATTAGAAAATAACTGACAGCCCCAATAATACAAACCCCAATAAACAGGATGATTGCTAAAAGACTAAGCACATACCATGCAGTAAATCGGAACATCAATGTGTTGATTGCTTCTCTCATTTGCTTCATTGTCTGTTCAACCCTTAGCTAGGACGTATGACATATCCGACACCACGAATGGTATGTATTAATTTGGGCTTGTGCTTACGATCGACTTTATTGCGAAGGTAGCGAATATAGACATCCACAACATTGGTCTCGCCTGCGAAATCATACCCCCATACCGCTGATAACAATCGATCCCGGCTGATGACCTCGCCCTGGTGCTGCATCAAGTAATGAAGCAGATCGAACTCTCGCTGGGTGAGCTCGATTCGTTCCGCAGCCCGCATCACCTGCCGTTTTCGAATATCGACTACTAAATCCTCCACTTGCAGGACATCCATAGGCGTAAAGTGCCTCTCTCGATTATTACGCCGTAATATCGTTCGGATCCTCGCGAGCAGCTCCTCGATTTCAAACGGCTTGGTGATGTAGTCATCGGCTCCCGTATCTAAACCAGCAATTTTATCACCAATATAATCCCGTGCAGTTAATAGGATGATGGGAACTTCGCTTGTCCTGCGAATTCGGCGGCAGACCTCCAGCCCATCCAGCTTCGGAAGCATCCAATCCAGAAGGATCAGACTCCAATCCGATTGATGAAATAGAGATAGCGCCTGCTCTCCGTCTACAGCTACTGTCACCTCATACCCCTCATGCCGAAGCTCCAACTGGATAAACTGTGCGACATTCGGTTCGTCTTCTACGAGTAATATCTTCGCTGGCGACATCGTCTCACCTCGCTTGACTAGTTACCTGTAGTCTATCCTGAGCTTCTATATTCATGCAGGAGGCGATAGCATACGACGCCGGAGGTTTCCGGCGATAACGAATGAGCGAATAGTAGATTATCACACCAACGCAACAAGCCTAGTACACAGAGGTACTAGGCTTGTTTTGAGCGTATACATATGTGAAGAGCCCCCCTGCAGGGGAGCTCTCACGGATACGACTATATTAGCTCTTCGGTTCGGATTTGCTCGCGTAACGCTTATCCCACTCGGCAAGAACACCATCACGATCTACAGCCGCTTTGATCAGGTCGTTCTTGATCAATTGCTTCAATGGGTCTTGTGCATACCCTTCAGGGATAGATGCTCCCTCTTGTTTGACACTTAGAATCGCATAATTCTTGTTGTACTCTTTCATTGGCGCATCGCTGATCGCCCAGTCCAAGAAGGCTTGTGCTTCTGGCTTGATGTTGTCCTTCTTCACAAGTGCATTGGCTTCAACGTCCCAACCAGAACCTTCGGAAGGGAATACCACTTCAACTGGAGCACCTTTTTGCTTCTCTTGAATACCGCGGTATCCAAAGGACAATCCGATAACAGCTTCACCTGTACCTGCCATTTTAGCTGGTTTCGAACCGGAGTGTACGTACATCAACATATTGTCATTCAATTTGTCCATGTATTTCCAAGCTTCATCGGCACCCATCA
Proteins encoded:
- a CDS encoding response regulator transcription factor; its protein translation is MNNPIHILVAEDDSDISRLLCSIIKKSGYIPQPAFSGTEALLYLQQRQWSMLLLDLMLPGMTGEELLQQLEGRDDMPIIIISAKGEPKTKVSVLRGGASDFITKPFDIEEVSARIDSQLRLYARIAQSALPNVLKHNGLVLDQDAKTVTVDGAELNLTAREFEILLLLMSAPKKVFTKSNLYERVWGEPFYGDDNIINVHMSNLRGKLAKAAPGSEFIETVWGMGYRLKP
- a CDS encoding copper amine oxidase N-terminal domain-containing protein; the encoded protein is MRWNKWLKLTVGSALLGSVLFSGSPAYAAAPSVFVNGELQYDAMMVKGNAMIKLRALTDPAWIVFAYDPKTRVVMFHTKDNKITVKLREGEKKATVNDKSVPIDAAVVNKGGLTYVPLRFISETLGAYVKYNAQDNRVIVRTPTAQQEYETLMHGDLTEAREIALKLPKISGDAPMLESGEGYHHYGFTFPEGEAQRYIFDNAGYDYGYYEVNEEGLAIKKWQYDEVAKREWGVKPTFGSSVYFSNYFMGGVYYYGKTDAQGNNKELGRLLSEEVDGRVVPIEGEKRTNARP
- the treP gene encoding PTS system trehalose-specific EIIBC component — encoded protein: MSKNYRDTALQILEQIGGKDNIDQAAHCVTRLRIALKDDNKVNTDKLLTVPLVKGAFHNAGVFQIIIGPVDVERVYAELIDLTKMEKATVADVKTSGGKKLNPLQKLVKIFSDVFMPILPAIITAGLLMGLNNLIGAKDLFYEGKNLLEVYPNLEGLWGLINMMANTSFVFLPALVGWSATKRFGGSEILGMVLGLMLVHPDLLNAWNYGQAASGLNGQTLPYFDILGLFSIEKVGYQGQILPILVAAYVLSKVELWLRKRVHSSIQLLVVPITSIVVTGVLALGIIGPVTRHVGNFITDGIVMIFDVAPALGAIIFGALYAPLVITGMHHMFIAIDLQLIAQTGGTFIWPMIALSNIAQGSAALAMFWIAKNKTEKSMASTSALSAYFGITEPAMFGVNLRNKFPFYAAIIGSGIAAIFITLSGVLAAGVGVGGLPGFISIIPKYIPTFMIGMVIAIVVPLGLTYLFSKSSKLNNRDGESGTE
- a CDS encoding HAMP domain-containing sensor histidine kinase yields the protein MKQMREAINTLMFRFTAWYVLSLLAIILFIGVCIIGAVSYFLIQDTKHELKAVEQKITDGLEETIEDWQEMLDEILYPDHANYNVEIRNSKGIAVAHSRGWGVSPNANDPDKVELTWLGPFQWNATQGLFLYDEYFHHSNGHKMTIRIQVQLNNIAHMIGVMIKVLSITGIFSMIIGSLLIYHLTRRNMRPLFAIMDAMRGMSDSTDMKLRIPVPCTPKELSDLAQTINYLLDRLEDQIEREKSFVSNASHELRTPLTAFQGHVQLIQRWGKQDPSVLEQSIQALDQESRRMQRLTNQLLTLARTGNMIMKQDKVNLGNTVTDAIQPLWRGVTHKSLEEHVDPYVYVLGDEEQLRQIAIILFENAIRYTPDGGSITIRVGERNGEVLFTVADSGIGIPKDDLDKIFDRFYRVDKARSRETGGTGLGLSIAKELVQNHGGEITVSSTLGVGSTFQVTLPVYVVQGEEQA
- the treR gene encoding trehalose operon repressor; the encoded protein is MMTKYEMIMEAIVQKIESGKWKEGYKIPSETELMEEYDASRGTVRKAVDLLQERGFVQKIHGKGVFVLRKKNIEFRFGGIVSFQEENTRLNRKFQTNVVEMDTFAADKDAAKLLSVKTKTKITRIKRVRQLEGENVILDVNHFVTELIPGLTTEIAESSIYAYIEKTLDLHISYAQRVIEVQPCSGDDRKYLDLNGTDYVVVVKNFTHLYDGRQFEYTESRHRLDKFYFSDVARR
- a CDS encoding copper amine oxidase N-terminal domain-containing protein, giving the protein MEHKRKISSRILTAALIAAMALSVPVAASAAGATQANKQVPSGIKVVLNDVQFQPKSAPFLENGVLYMPLRDTGELLGTIVFWNSTTKVITMTYPNQFVKLNYGSTQATVNGKAVQLTAQLRLVDGRMYVPLRFFSEAIGAGVEWSPSKSTVNITKSNDFVKYETGSTCWLNHKTGDLYYAYPYEQPPVPIGKIELDHPLQGNVSIDTMSVNSGARIITVVDNFGEPHVNYDVYSVLLVNKKIVTQKKASYFQRYDGNVRNYQTLDSKAEKWIEHLLMTDGKILSVYNDQGQLVQEYDLPKLAGQDDIYTIEGIGDDYLLVRPNKTGLLTLIDLNDHSVVVLCDKLLTGQELDYAHNNDVPYRGDDLRYHSESTDGDLIYFTHYSPFDGKHHLLTYHRKSAN
- the treC gene encoding alpha,alpha-phosphotrehalase produces the protein MNNSTANWRKSVIYQIYPKSFRSAQQRATGDIQGVTEKLDYLAFLGVDYIWLTPVYTSPQRDNGYDVANYYTIDESYGTMADFDQLIAEARSRGIGIMMDIVVNHSSTDHAWFQEAKQDRNSRYRDYYIWRDQPNNWASKFGGSAWAYDETTEQYYLHLFDTTQADLNWENEQMRRDVYDIMRFWADKGVSGFRLDVINLISKNQDFPDDPTGDGRKHYTDGPRVHEYLQEMNSEVFAGRDVITVGEMSSTSIDNCVLYSNPERHELSMTFSFHHLKVDYPNGDKWTKAPFDFAMLKQIMSDWQTGMHDGNGWNALFWCNHDQPRIVSRFGDEGIYREKSAKMLATALHMLQGTPYIYQGEEIGMTNPNFTSIDCYRDVETLNIYGIKRRAGQSDEDIMDAIRQKSRDNSRTPMQWDNSTNAGFSEVEPWIDVASNYPEINVERARQDPNSVLYHYKELIQLRKTVDAVTEGAYRIVCGDHPQVWAYTRTTEDETLLVVNNFYGEPTSIDWQSEPVLLEQLRSGSAEILLTNDKDVTSLDGTTLRLRPYESIVYRMRTE
- a CDS encoding response regulator transcription factor: MSPAKILLVEDEPNVAQFIQLELRHEGYEVTVAVDGEQALSLFHQSDWSLILLDWMLPKLDGLEVCRRIRRTSEVPIILLTARDYIGDKIAGLDTGADDYITKPFEIEELLARIRTILRRNNRERHFTPMDVLQVEDLVVDIRKRQVMRAAERIELTQREFDLLHYLMQHQGEVISRDRLLSAVWGYDFAGETNVVDVYIRYLRNKVDRKHKPKLIHTIRGVGYVIRPS